The Lycium ferocissimum isolate CSIRO_LF1 chromosome 10, AGI_CSIRO_Lferr_CH_V1, whole genome shotgun sequence genome window below encodes:
- the LOC132032666 gene encoding uncharacterized protein LOC132032666, translated as MKTTQDLQNTPEKQSSTQASHEAQSDQQNNTTDTPVADSGSVSASGNDNRKVSREDIELVQNLIERCLQLYMNKDEVVKTLLNRARIDPGFTTLVWQKLEEENADFFRAYYIRLKLKKQIILFNHLLEHQYHLMKYPVPPKVPLTPMQNGINTMPVNNLPMGYPVLQQPPHPGAVQPHFDPMGMSNCHVVNGVPAPSNYHHPMRMNSGNDMVVETSASDVAPVIPPSNAMSSMSDMPVSPASVASSGHFPFTASEISGMGIDTSALDTSFPSDVASSVGLQLPPDNGVGNSRDLLRSLDQIPWDFSLADLTADLSNLGDLGSLGNYPGSPFLPSDSDILLDSPEQEDIVEEFFVDVDAAPGPAACPQSDEEKT; from the exons ATGAAGACCACACAG GATCTACAAAATACACCTGAGAAACAATCTTCAACCCAGGCTTCTCACGAGGCCCAAAGTGACCAGCAGAACAATACGACGGATACCCCTGTAGCAGATTCAGGTTCAGTTTCTGCATCAGGCAATGACAACCGGAAAGTTTCACGTGAAGATATTGAGCTA GTACAAAACTTGATTGAACGTTGCTTACAATTGTATATGAATAAGGATGAAGTGGTTAAAACACTTCTTAATCGTGCAAGGATAGATCCTGGATTTACTACCCTTG TTTGGCAAAAATTGGAAGAGGAAAATGCAGATTTCTTTCGGGCCTACTATATTAGGCTTAAACTGAAGAAACAAATCATCTTATTCAATCATTTGCTTGAGCACCAATATCATCTAATGAAATATCCTGTGCCTCCGAAGGTTCCATTGACTCCGATGCAGAACGGGATAAATACCATGCCAG TCAACAACTTACCCATGGGGTACCCCGTCCTACAACAACCTCCACATCCAGGTGCAGTCCAACCTCATTTTGATCCGATGGGCATGTCCAATTGTCATGTGGTTAATGGTGTTCCTGCACCAAGCAACTATCATCATCCAATGCGGATGAATTCTGGAAACGA TATGGTGGTAGAAACGAGTGCATCGGATGTAGCACCAGTTATTCCACCGAGCAATGCCATGTCATCTATGTCCGATATGCCTGTAAGCCCTGCATCAGTAGCTTCCAGTGGCCACTTCCCCTTCACCGCTTCGGAGATTTCAGGGATGGGAATTGACACATCAGCCCTTGACACTTCATTCCCATCTGATGTAGCTAGTTCAGTAGGATTGCAACTTCCACCAGATAACGGAGTTGGTAATTCTAGAGATTTGCTGAGATCCTTGGATCAGATTCCTTGGGATTTCAGTCTTGCGGATCTAACAGCTGACTTGTCAAACTTGGGAG ATCTAGGATCTCTAGGAAACTATCCTGGTTCCCCATTTTTGCCTTCCGATTCGGATATTCTGCTTGATTCTCCAGAACAAGAAGATATAG TTGAGGAATTCTTTGTTGATGTCGACGCCGCCCCAGGGCCTGCAGCATGCCCTCAatcagatgaagagaagacCTAG